A region from the Brassica napus cultivar Da-Ae chromosome C8, Da-Ae, whole genome shotgun sequence genome encodes:
- the LOC125591657 gene encoding signal recognition particle 43 kDa protein, chloroplastic-like gives MDTSSLVINHHQSLSRIIKLPHVPKSYAFSSFQSFQTRQLLNKQLSFRATSPAAVQRDNYETASFVEDDDESYGEVNRIIGSRMAAGGGGAAMEYLIEWKDGHSPSWVPSSYIAADVVSEYETPWWTAARKADDQALAQLLESSEGRRDANTVDENGRTALLFVAGLGSDKCVRLLSEAGADLDHRDIRGGLTALHMAAGYVQPDAVAALVELGADAEVEDERGLTPLELAREILKTTPKGNPMQFGRRIGLEKVISILEDQVFEYAEVEEILEKRGRGKDVEYLVKWKDGGDCDWVKGVHVAEDVVKDYEAGLEYAVAERVMGKRMGDDGNTEYLVKWTDMADATWEPEENVNISLVQLYEQEEEAQPVNELELGIIKE, from the coding sequence ATGGATACATCATCTCTCGTGATTAATCATCATCAGTCTCTATCTCGCATCATCAAACTTCCCCATGTACCCAAATCTTATGCTTTCTCCTCCTTTCAATCCTTTCAGACCAGACAACTCCTAAACAAGCAGCTCTCTTTCCGAGCTACATCTCCTGCTGCGGTACAAAGAGACAACTACGAAACTGCCTCCTTCGTGGAAGACGACGACGAATCATACGGAGAAGTCAACAGAATCATCGGAAGCCGGATGGCGGCAGGAGGAGGTGGCGCCGCCATGGAGTACCTAATCGAGTGGAAAGACGGCCATTCCCCATCGTGGGTCCCATCCAGCTACATCGCAGCAGACGTGGTGTCCGAGTACGAGACACCCTGGTGGACCGCCGCGAGGAAAGCCGACGACCAAGCACTCGCTCAGCTTCTCGAATCGTCGGAAGGTCGCCGCGACGCCAACACGGTAGACGAAAACGGAAGGACGGCGCTCCTGTTCGTGGCGGGGCTTGGTTCGGACAAGTGCGTAAGGCTCTTGTCCGAAGCTGGAGCCGATCTTGACCACCGGGACATAAGAGGCGGCTTAACCGCGCTGCACATGGCGGCCGGGTACGTGCAACCGGATGCGGTGGCGGCGCTGGTGGAGCTCGGAGCGGATGCTGAGGTGGAAGACGAGAGAGGGTTGACGCCGCTGGAGCTGGCGAGGGAGATTCTGAAAACGACGCCGAAAGGGAACCCGATGCAGTTCGGTCGTAGAATAGGGCTGGAGAAGGTGATCAGCATTCTTGAAGATCAAGTGTTCGAGTACGCGGAGGTGGAGGAGATTTTGGAGAAGCGAGGGAGAGGGAAAGACGTGGAGTATCTGGTGAAATGGAAGGACGGTGGAGATTGCGACTGGGTGAAAGGTGTACACGTGGCGGAAGATGTGGTGAAGGACTACGAAGCTGGGCTTGAGTACGCTGTGGCGGAGAGGGTGATGGGAAAGAGGATGGGGGACGATGGCAACACTGAGTATCTTGTCAAATGGACTGATATGGCTGATGCCACGTGGGAGCCTGAGGAGAACGTTAACATTAGCCTTGTGCAACTCTacgaacaagaagaagaggctCAACCTGTTAATGAGCTTGAGCTTGGGATAATTAAGGAATAA
- the LOC125591658 gene encoding tRNA-specific adenosine deaminase TAD2-like — protein sequence MALVKEDCCEESHKYMGFALHQAKLALEALEVPVGCVIFEDGNIIASGRNRTNETRNATRHAEMEAIDELIGQWRKDGLSPSQVAEKFSKCVLYVTCEPCIMCASALSFLGIKEVYYGCGNDKFGGCGSILPLHIGSSQTEEGQGGKGYKCSRGIMAEEAVSLFKCFYEQGNPNAPKPHRPVVQREMA from the exons TGTGAGGAGTCGCATAAGTATATGGGTTTTGCTCTGCACCAG GCTAAGCTTGCTCTAGAAGCTCTTGAAGTTCCCGTGGG ATGTGTCATTTTTGAGGACGGTAACATCATTGCTTCAGGGAGAAACCGAACTAATGAGACACGCAat GCCACAAGACATGCAGAGATGGAAGCAATCGATGAACTTATTGGACAGTGGCGAAAAGATGGACTCTCACCTTCACAAGTCGCCGAGAAATTCTCGAAATGTGTTCTTTACGTAACATGTGAACCTTGCATAATGTGTGCATCCGCCTTATCGTTTCTCG GTATAAAGGAAGTGTATTATGGATGCGGAAATGATAAATTTGGGGGTTGTGGTTCCATTTTGCCGCTTCACATAGGGAGTTCTCAGAC TGAAGAAGGTCAAGGAGGAAAAGGGTACAAGTGCAGCAGAGGAATAATGGCAGAGGAAGCTGTCTctcttttcaaatgtttctaTGAGCAAGGCAATCCCAACG CCCCAAAGCCACACCGTCCTGTAGTTCAAAGAGAGATGGCTTAG